The Mammaliicoccus sciuri genome window below encodes:
- a CDS encoding CitMHS family transporter, giving the protein MNLAILGFIMVIIFMILIMSKKMSALAALIIVPTVFGLIGGFYSKLGEYMVDGLLTVAPTGIMLVFAILYFGVMIDAGLFNPVIEAIMKAVKGDPVKITIGTVALASLVALDGDGTTTFIITVTAMLPLYKKMGMNLYILSTLALLSIGVMNMTPWGGPTARAISSLQLTTEEVFTPIIPVMIAGILFAVFAAYVLGVKERRRVGIKNHLSLTLDEMHNSNGKDEDEKALLRPKIVIVNALLTILLLIALITSFLPIPVLFMIGFATALLINYPSLEVQSELIKRHAGNVLAVVGLVFASGIFTGVMNGTEMVDEMAKSLVNVIPESMGNHFALITAILSMPFTYFMANDPFYYGILPILAESAQQFGVAKAEMARASILGQPLHVLSPLYAAGYLLVGMLGIDYGTNQKVVMKWAIGSSVFMIFVAGIIGVISF; this is encoded by the coding sequence ATGAATTTGGCAATACTTGGATTTATAATGGTTATCATTTTTATGATTCTCATTATGAGCAAAAAGATGTCAGCTTTAGCAGCATTAATTATAGTGCCAACAGTTTTCGGACTGATTGGGGGATTCTACTCTAAATTAGGCGAATATATGGTGGATGGACTATTAACAGTGGCACCAACGGGTATTATGCTCGTATTCGCAATTTTATACTTTGGGGTTATGATTGACGCAGGATTATTTAATCCTGTTATTGAAGCAATTATGAAAGCTGTTAAAGGAGATCCAGTTAAGATTACAATTGGAACAGTTGCTTTAGCATCACTAGTTGCGTTAGATGGAGATGGCACGACAACGTTTATTATTACCGTTACGGCTATGCTGCCTTTATATAAGAAAATGGGCATGAATTTATACATATTATCAACGTTAGCATTACTATCTATTGGTGTTATGAATATGACGCCATGGGGTGGACCAACTGCAAGAGCGATTTCTTCGCTACAGTTAACGACTGAAGAAGTATTTACACCGATTATTCCAGTAATGATAGCTGGTATACTATTCGCTGTATTTGCAGCTTACGTATTAGGTGTTAAAGAAAGAAGAAGAGTCGGTATTAAAAATCATTTAAGTTTAACACTTGATGAAATGCATAATTCAAACGGTAAAGATGAAGATGAAAAAGCATTATTAAGACCTAAAATTGTAATTGTTAATGCACTTTTAACTATATTATTACTAATCGCATTGATTACAAGTTTCTTACCAATTCCAGTATTATTCATGATTGGTTTTGCGACTGCTTTACTAATCAATTATCCAAGCCTTGAAGTGCAATCTGAATTGATTAAACGTCATGCTGGCAATGTATTAGCAGTTGTAGGTTTAGTGTTTGCTTCTGGAATTTTCACAGGAGTTATGAATGGAACTGAAATGGTAGATGAAATGGCAAAATCATTAGTAAATGTCATTCCTGAATCAATGGGTAATCATTTCGCACTTATCACAGCAATCTTAAGTATGCCATTCACATATTTTATGGCCAATGATCCATTTTATTATGGTATTTTGCCAATCTTAGCAGAGTCTGCCCAACAATTTGGCGTAGCAAAAGCAGAAATGGCAAGGGCATCAATATTAGGGCAACCATTACACGTATTAAGTCCACTATACGCCGCCGGTTATTTATTAGTCGGTATGTTAGGCATAGATTATGGTACAAACCAAAAAGTTGTTATGAAATGGGCAATAGGTTCCTCAGTATTTATGATATTTGTAGCTGGAATAATAGGCGTTATTTCGTTTTAA
- a CDS encoding spr1630 family ClpXP-sensitive toxin — MISMNSNLLDSIVKGIVAGYKDYIEVRKEKENEMYISDAYAHVKSNHIEDQVYRHIDEYCGFIKQNAGPAWKFLKFNTIENQGNRKVSFIFKNERYFDEKNVTYGKNALNDKETKEKKYLKDLMNDNYGLNFEKIKTISEEPYQLDADRVLFDDIRNEDNIDDHIFTIVTYGIDVITRQLNSVKLWIPNPEDNTAVLFQDLTDYLLNLIKNEEQYFIDYKDLEVLKSDRELEEGIVDIEKEFRYSLTEEDEDESNKD; from the coding sequence ATGATTTCTATGAATTCTAATTTATTAGATTCAATTGTAAAAGGTATTGTTGCAGGATATAAGGATTATATTGAGGTTAGAAAAGAGAAAGAAAATGAAATGTATATTAGTGATGCTTATGCTCACGTAAAATCTAATCATATTGAGGATCAAGTATATAGACATATAGATGAATATTGTGGATTTATTAAACAAAATGCTGGGCCAGCTTGGAAATTTTTAAAATTCAACACAATTGAGAATCAGGGTAACAGAAAAGTGAGTTTTATCTTTAAGAATGAAAGATATTTTGATGAGAAGAATGTCACTTATGGTAAGAATGCATTAAATGATAAAGAGACTAAGGAGAAAAAATATTTAAAAGATTTAATGAATGACAATTATGGATTAAATTTTGAAAAAATTAAAACTATAAGTGAAGAACCTTATCAACTTGATGCTGATAGAGTACTTTTTGATGATATTAGAAATGAAGATAATATTGATGATCATATATTTACTATTGTTACATATGGTATTGATGTTATAACGAGACAGTTAAATTCTGTGAAATTATGGATCCCAAATCCGGAAGATAATACTGCAGTATTATTTCAGGATTTAACTGACTATTTATTGAATTTAATTAAAAATGAGGAACAATATTTTATTGATTATAAAGATTTAGAAGTGCTTAAATCTGATAGAGAGTTAGAAGAAGGAATTGTAGATATTGAAAAAGAATTTAGATATAGTCTTACAGAAGAAGATGAAGATGAATCTAATAAGGATTGA
- a CDS encoding spr1629 family repressor/antitoxin codes for MFIGSNLECVRTLNGYSRKELAEKVSVSEQAIWQYEVKNMMPEINKIYELSNLFNVQTSYFISDQPKILKEKSVEKQTIAFRAVSYKVSTKLLNKQHYQANYVSNLTNYLLAYVKSPLMEIKALIDELDDLIESLEDLDRIKIIKKCASISREKLLGNCSNNHLLFNLEKSGIMIFEKNIDNDADAFSFWSNREIPYIILGNNKGIAVRRNFDIAHELCHILLHRHIQFDNLSQAEYRQLENEANIFAAEFLLPEAEFIEDFNKLTKKSNPDHMKILKEKWFVSIQSIELRAYYLGLLTETQNRYFWESVNKKGYRRKEPLDEEIKLPKPVKINSLLNFYFKEKVMTPEFLLNDLKVSPKFLNEIANIDTRLIDKYMDVESDKERNVISHLFK; via the coding sequence ATGTTTATAGGTAGCAATCTTGAGTGCGTGAGAACACTTAATGGTTACAGCCGGAAAGAACTTGCTGAAAAGGTTAGTGTAAGTGAGCAAGCTATATGGCAATATGAAGTGAAAAATATGATGCCTGAAATTAATAAGATATATGAATTGTCAAACTTATTTAATGTGCAAACAAGCTATTTTATAAGTGATCAACCTAAGATACTTAAGGAAAAATCTGTTGAAAAACAAACGATCGCGTTCAGAGCTGTAAGCTATAAGGTATCTACTAAGTTATTAAACAAACAACATTATCAGGCTAATTATGTATCGAATTTAACCAATTATTTACTAGCATATGTTAAATCACCATTAATGGAAATAAAAGCATTGATTGATGAGTTGGATGACTTGATAGAATCTTTAGAGGATTTAGATCGCATTAAAATTATAAAAAAATGTGCAAGTATAAGTAGGGAAAAATTATTAGGAAACTGTAGTAATAATCATTTATTATTTAATTTAGAAAAATCAGGCATCATGATATTTGAAAAAAATATTGATAATGATGCTGATGCATTTAGTTTTTGGTCAAATCGCGAAATACCATATATTATATTAGGTAATAACAAAGGCATAGCTGTAAGAAGGAATTTTGATATAGCGCATGAACTATGCCATATACTTTTACACAGACACATTCAGTTTGATAATTTGTCACAAGCGGAGTATAGACAATTAGAAAATGAAGCTAATATCTTTGCAGCTGAGTTCTTATTACCAGAAGCTGAGTTTATAGAGGATTTTAATAAGCTTACTAAAAAATCTAATCCAGATCATATGAAAATATTAAAAGAAAAGTGGTTTGTTTCGATACAATCTATAGAATTGAGAGCTTATTATTTAGGATTATTGACTGAAACTCAAAATAGATATTTTTGGGAATCTGTAAATAAAAAGGGTTATAGACGAAAAGAGCCACTTGATGAGGAAATCAAGTTACCTAAACCAGTTAAAATAAATAGTTTATTAAATTTTTACTTTAAAGAGAAGGTTATGACACCAGAATTTTTATTAAATGACTTAAAAGTAAGTCCAAAATTTTTGAATGAAATCGCAAATATAGATACACGACTCATTGATAAATATATGGACGTAGAATCAGATAAAGAACGTAATGTCATCTCGCATTTATTTAAATAA
- the trhO gene encoding oxygen-dependent tRNA uridine(34) hydroxylase TrhO produces the protein MDYRVLLFYKYTTITDPATFAAEHLEFCKDLELKGRILVATEGINGTLSGTKADTDKYMEQMKADERFEGITFKIDESEGHTFKKMHVRPRPEIVALDLEEDVDPRELTGNYLSPKEFKEALLEEDTIVIDARNDYEYDLGHFRGAIRPDITRFRDLPDWIKENKEQFMDKKIVTYCTGGIRCEKFSGFLLKEGFEYVSQLEGGIATYGKDPETKGEFWDGKMYVFDERISVDVNQVEKTVVGKEWFDGTPCERYINCSNPECNRQFLVTEENEHKYLGACSHECASHERNRYVKAHNISEEEKANRLENFKALV, from the coding sequence ATGGATTATAGAGTACTATTGTTTTATAAATATACAACAATTACTGACCCCGCAACTTTTGCAGCAGAGCATTTAGAATTTTGTAAAGACCTTGAACTTAAAGGACGTATTTTAGTAGCAACTGAAGGTATTAACGGTACACTTTCAGGTACGAAAGCTGACACAGATAAATACATGGAACAAATGAAAGCAGACGAAAGATTTGAAGGCATTACATTCAAAATCGACGAATCTGAAGGACATACTTTCAAAAAAATGCACGTGCGTCCAAGACCAGAAATCGTAGCATTAGACTTAGAAGAAGATGTAGATCCTAGAGAATTAACTGGTAACTACTTATCACCAAAAGAATTTAAAGAAGCTTTATTAGAAGAAGATACAATCGTCATTGATGCAAGAAATGATTACGAATATGACTTAGGACACTTCCGCGGTGCAATTCGTCCAGATATTACAAGATTCAGAGATTTACCAGACTGGATTAAAGAGAATAAAGAACAATTTATGGATAAGAAAATCGTCACTTATTGTACAGGCGGTATCCGTTGTGAAAAATTCTCAGGCTTCTTATTAAAAGAAGGTTTCGAATACGTTAGCCAATTAGAAGGCGGAATCGCAACTTACGGTAAAGATCCAGAAACTAAAGGTGAATTCTGGGACGGTAAAATGTACGTATTCGATGAAAGAATTAGCGTAGACGTAAACCAAGTTGAGAAAACAGTAGTCGGTAAAGAATGGTTCGACGGCACACCATGTGAAAGATACATTAACTGTAGTAACCCAGAATGTAACCGTCAATTCTTAGTTACAGAAGAAAACGAACACAAATATCTTGGTGCATGCTCACACGAATGTGCATCACACGAAAGAAACCGTTACGTAAAAGCACACAACATTAGCGAAGAAGAAAAAGCAAACCGCTTAGAAAACTTTAAAGCATTAGTATAA
- a CDS encoding MarR family winged helix-turn-helix transcriptional regulator gives MENIERQELLQDFKTKLLRLNTNFKFLCGHVANNNGYSLNYLNLLYFISENEGMTLAELAESQDMDKGNLSRLLNGQIKEGFVEKKMDKEDNRKIHVYITEVGREKIKELNKICITNLDYLLKIIPDDEFTSFISTLTKLDNHFGNRTKEIKEGELQV, from the coding sequence ATGGAAAATATAGAGAGGCAAGAGTTATTACAAGATTTTAAAACTAAGCTTTTACGATTAAATACTAATTTTAAATTTCTATGTGGACATGTTGCTAATAACAATGGTTACTCATTAAATTACCTGAACTTATTGTATTTTATTAGTGAAAATGAAGGTATGACATTAGCTGAACTTGCTGAATCTCAAGACATGGATAAAGGGAATTTAAGTCGTTTGTTAAATGGTCAAATTAAAGAAGGCTTCGTAGAAAAGAAAATGGACAAGGAAGACAATAGAAAGATTCATGTATATATAACAGAAGTTGGTCGTGAAAAAATTAAAGAATTAAATAAGATATGTATCACAAATTTAGATTACTTATTAAAAATAATACCTGATGATGAATTTACAAGCTTTATTTCCACTTTAACTAAATTAGACAACCACTTTGGCAATCGCACAAAAGAAATTAAAGAAGGCGAATTACAAGTTTAA
- the spn gene encoding SPIN family peroxidase inhibitor codes for MSVTDGHHADARTYSQNGLTLHDDTRLPFHTDQDLAALLNKDTDTLTKQQLIDYFKLLGFKNVGQVIKTAEKQNIDVSAFYKYRNHKGWK; via the coding sequence TTGAGTGTTACTGATGGTCATCATGCTGATGCTAGAACGTATTCTCAAAATGGATTAACACTTCATGATGATACGCGATTACCTTTCCATACTGATCAAGATTTAGCAGCTCTATTAAACAAAGATACTGACACATTAACTAAACAGCAACTTATTGATTATTTTAAATTATTAGGCTTTAAAAATGTAGGACAAGTTATTAAAACAGCTGAAAAACAAAATATTGATGTTTCTGCTTTTTATAAATACAGAAATCATAAAGGTTGGAAATAA
- a CDS encoding GNAT family N-acetyltransferase, with protein sequence MKLIAYNDNYYDKVQSYQMDDSQLQFTKTPKENIKLAAQNKNRHCILGLLEDDKLAVFFVLHEHSEFTKYFSTPDESTIFVRSLSTDKRYLRQGYAKQSLQQLNHYLSEHMPHIKHIALLVDIPNQIAYELYIKLGFVDTGVEINNDGDLTKLMEKDLFSPIS encoded by the coding sequence ATGAAATTAATTGCATATAACGACAATTATTATGATAAAGTTCAGTCATATCAAATGGATGATTCACAACTTCAGTTTACAAAAACACCGAAAGAAAATATTAAACTGGCAGCACAAAATAAAAATAGACATTGCATATTAGGATTATTAGAAGATGACAAACTGGCTGTATTCTTCGTCTTACATGAACATAGCGAATTTACAAAGTACTTTTCAACACCAGATGAATCCACAATTTTTGTAAGATCATTATCAACAGATAAACGCTATTTAAGACAAGGCTATGCAAAACAAAGCTTGCAACAACTCAATCATTACTTATCAGAACATATGCCACATATAAAACACATTGCACTCTTAGTAGATATTCCAAATCAAATTGCATATGAACTATATATTAAATTAGGCTTTGTAGATACCGGAGTAGAAATAAATAACGATGGTGATTTAACAAAATTAATGGAGAAGGATTTATTCTCCCCTATTTCTTAA
- a CDS encoding class I SAM-dependent methyltransferase has translation MSELKGIPESMLIPLAVKARETLSDMPIINDPLSVKIIKDIDNPVLDTYVDWLSQLGISIRTEILDEIVINFIKHANHPFIINIGCGLDTRLSRLKLNNVPWIDIDVPKSINLRRRFFNETYFYKMINKSMFDYS, from the coding sequence ATGTCAGAGTTAAAAGGAATACCTGAATCTATGTTAATACCACTTGCTGTTAAGGCGAGAGAGACTTTAAGTGATATGCCAATTATTAATGATCCTTTATCTGTTAAAATAATAAAAGATATAGATAATCCTGTACTTGATACATATGTGGACTGGCTATCACAGCTTGGTATTAGTATTAGGACAGAAATTTTAGATGAAATTGTGATTAACTTTATTAAACATGCTAATCATCCTTTTATTATTAATATTGGATGTGGGTTGGATACGCGTCTCAGTCGATTGAAATTGAACAATGTGCCTTGGATTGATATTGATGTGCCAAAAAGTATAAATCTTAGAAGACGATTTTTTAATGAAACATATTTTTATAAAATGATTAATAAGTCAATGTTTGATTATAGTTGA
- a CDS encoding peptide-methionine (S)-S-oxide reductase produces METIYLAGGCLWGVQAFVKTLPGVIETEAGRANGSSRTLEGEYDGYAECVKTVFDPAIVSVEDLMSYLFEIIDPYSVNKQGEDVGLKYRTGVYSEEEHHLVAARQFIANRSDADRIAVEVKALENYVRSSEEHQDRLAKCPDDYCHISQEMMNKYK; encoded by the coding sequence ATGGAAACGATATATTTAGCAGGCGGTTGTTTATGGGGCGTGCAAGCTTTTGTAAAGACGTTACCCGGTGTAATTGAGACAGAAGCAGGTAGAGCGAATGGAAGTAGCCGTACACTTGAAGGTGAATACGATGGCTATGCAGAATGTGTAAAGACTGTATTTGATCCTGCAATCGTTAGTGTAGAAGATTTGATGTCATACTTGTTTGAAATTATAGACCCATATAGTGTGAACAAACAAGGTGAAGACGTTGGGTTGAAATATCGAACAGGTGTCTATAGTGAAGAAGAGCATCATTTAGTAGCTGCACGTCAATTTATAGCAAATAGAAGTGATGCAGACCGAATTGCAGTTGAGGTTAAAGCATTAGAGAATTATGTACGAAGCTCAGAAGAACACCAAGACCGTTTAGCAAAATGCCCAGACGATTATTGCCACATTTCCCAAGAAATGATGAATAAATATAAATAA
- a CDS encoding phosphomevalonate kinase has translation MIQVKAPGKLYIAGEYAVTEPGYKSVLIAVDRFVTATIEDTNSSSGFIHSKTLHHEPITFTREQDKIIISDNDAADQLKYITQAIEVFEQFAKSSNVTLRHYNLTIDSNLDDASGHKYGLGSSAAVLVSVIKALNEFYNLQLSNLFIYKLAVIANMKLQSLSSCGDIAVSVYTGWLVYSTFDHVWVKQQIEETSVMDVLYKNWPGLHIEPLQAPEHMEVLIGWTGSPASSHHLVSEVKRLKADPTIYTQFLDQSQKYVEQLIKAFKTNNIQGVQDTIRKNRTVIQYLDSFATIDIETPHLKKLCDIGESYGGASKTSGAGGGDCGITIVENDRNKQKIYNEWSSNGIKPLNFSIYHGQ, from the coding sequence ATGATTCAAGTCAAAGCGCCAGGAAAGCTGTATATTGCTGGAGAATATGCAGTAACAGAGCCTGGATATAAATCTGTCTTAATTGCAGTTGATCGATTTGTGACAGCAACAATTGAAGATACGAATTCATCATCAGGATTTATCCATTCTAAGACTTTACATCATGAGCCGATTACATTTACAAGAGAACAAGACAAAATCATCATTTCTGATAATGATGCTGCAGATCAGCTTAAATATATTACACAAGCTATAGAAGTCTTTGAACAATTTGCTAAAAGTTCCAATGTCACATTAAGACATTACAACTTAACAATTGATAGTAACCTTGATGATGCATCCGGTCATAAATATGGTTTAGGTTCTAGTGCAGCCGTATTAGTATCTGTTATCAAAGCTCTAAACGAATTCTATAACTTACAATTATCAAATTTATTTATTTATAAATTAGCTGTTATCGCTAATATGAAATTACAAAGTTTAAGTTCTTGCGGTGATATCGCAGTAAGTGTTTATACAGGTTGGTTAGTCTATAGTACTTTTGATCACGTTTGGGTTAAACAACAAATAGAAGAAACATCTGTAATGGACGTCCTTTATAAAAACTGGCCAGGGTTACACATCGAACCACTTCAAGCACCAGAGCATATGGAAGTATTAATCGGTTGGACAGGCTCACCCGCTTCTTCACATCATTTAGTAAGTGAAGTCAAACGCTTAAAAGCAGATCCAACAATATATACACAATTTTTAGATCAATCACAGAAATATGTCGAACAACTTATTAAAGCATTTAAGACAAACAATATACAAGGTGTTCAAGATACAATTAGAAAGAATCGTACCGTTATACAATATTTAGATTCATTCGCTACAATAGATATCGAAACACCACATCTTAAAAAATTATGCGATATCGGAGAATCATACGGTGGCGCAAGTAAAACATCAGGAGCTGGCGGTGGCGACTGCGGTATCACAATTGTAGAAAACGATAGAAATAAACAAAAAATATACAACGAGTGGTCAAGCAATGGCATTAAGCCACTGAACTTTAGTATTTATCACGGACAATAA
- the mvaD gene encoding diphosphomevalonate decarboxylase produces MNMSGKARAHTNIALIKYWGKADESLIIPMNNSLSVTLDKFYTETKVTFSPEYTKDILVLNGEEVNEAQSKKIYQFMNLVRERSHTSHYAYIESVNYVPTAAGLASSASAFAALAAACNEALNLNMSDKDLSRLARRGSGSASRSIFGGFAEWERGHDDETSYAHAIDAQGWEEDLSMVFVVINNQSKKVSSRSGMSHTRDTSRFYQYWLDHVDEDIASVKEAIRNKDFKHLGEVIEENGLRMHATNLGAQPPFTYLVPESYEVMDIVHQCRKAGYPCYFTMDAGPNVKILVEKKNQQFIIDALLKSFNKEQVIASDITNTGIEIIE; encoded by the coding sequence TTGAATATGAGTGGTAAAGCCCGCGCGCACACAAATATTGCTTTAATTAAATATTGGGGAAAAGCTGATGAATCACTTATCATCCCCATGAATAATAGCTTATCCGTTACGCTTGATAAATTTTATACAGAAACAAAAGTGACATTTAGTCCTGAATACACAAAAGATATACTCGTTCTAAATGGTGAAGAAGTAAACGAAGCACAATCGAAGAAAATTTATCAATTTATGAATCTTGTAAGAGAACGTAGTCATACTTCACACTATGCTTATATTGAAAGTGTCAATTATGTTCCGACAGCAGCAGGTCTTGCTTCATCAGCAAGCGCATTTGCAGCCCTTGCTGCAGCTTGTAACGAGGCACTTAACTTAAATATGTCTGATAAAGATTTATCAAGATTAGCTAGAAGAGGTTCAGGCTCAGCTTCTAGAAGTATTTTTGGTGGATTTGCTGAATGGGAAAGAGGTCATGACGACGAAACGTCATATGCACACGCAATCGATGCACAAGGTTGGGAAGAAGATTTATCAATGGTATTTGTGGTCATCAATAACCAATCTAAAAAAGTATCTAGTCGTTCAGGGATGTCCCATACAAGAGACACATCTCGTTTCTACCAATATTGGTTAGATCATGTTGATGAAGATATTGCATCAGTTAAAGAAGCCATACGTAACAAAGACTTCAAACATTTAGGTGAAGTTATCGAAGAAAATGGCTTGCGCATGCACGCTACTAATTTAGGTGCACAGCCACCTTTCACATACTTAGTACCAGAAAGTTATGAAGTTATGGATATTGTACATCAATGTAGAAAAGCTGGATATCCGTGCTATTTTACAATGGATGCAGGTCCAAATGTTAAAATATTAGTCGAAAAGAAAAACCAGCAATTTATAATAGACGCTTTACTTAAATCTTTTAATAAAGAACAAGTTATTGCGAGTGATATTACAAACACAGGAATTGAAATTATTGAGTAA
- the mvk gene encoding mevalonate kinase: MAQIGYGEANGKVILIGEHAVTFGQPAIAIPFATGKVKVTIQSLNAGDTSYINSDVYEGTLQTAPEHIKSVISRFIDKHHIEEPINVKFETNLPPSRGLGSSAAMAIAFVRASYDYIGEPLSDELLIEEANWAEQIAHGKPSGIDTQTIVSNKPVWFQQGKVTTLKPLSINGYMVVIDTGVQGSTKQAVEDVHQLCDHNEQYMQYIEHIGTLVYEANDAIEHHDFTKLAHVFERAQENLRKLTVSHDNIEALLEISKLQGATAGKLTGGGRGGSMIVLAQNLDIAEKIATSAEKFGAHHTWIENLGG, encoded by the coding sequence ATGGCACAAATAGGATACGGGGAAGCAAATGGGAAAGTTATTTTAATAGGAGAACATGCTGTTACTTTTGGACAACCAGCAATAGCGATTCCATTTGCAACAGGTAAAGTGAAAGTAACGATCCAGTCTCTTAATGCTGGTGATACTTCATATATTAATAGTGATGTATATGAAGGTACGTTACAAACAGCTCCTGAACATATTAAATCTGTTATTTCAAGATTTATCGATAAACATCATATCGAAGAGCCTATAAATGTTAAATTCGAAACAAATCTTCCCCCTTCAAGAGGATTAGGTTCCAGTGCTGCTATGGCTATCGCCTTTGTAAGAGCAAGTTATGATTATATAGGAGAGCCTCTTTCTGATGAATTATTAATAGAAGAAGCGAATTGGGCAGAACAAATCGCGCATGGCAAACCGAGTGGCATCGATACACAAACGATTGTCTCTAATAAACCAGTATGGTTCCAACAAGGAAAAGTAACAACTTTGAAACCACTATCCATAAACGGCTATATGGTCGTGATCGATACAGGTGTTCAAGGTTCTACTAAACAAGCAGTCGAAGATGTCCACCAATTATGTGATCATAACGAACAATATATGCAGTATATAGAGCATATTGGTACGCTCGTATATGAAGCTAATGATGCAATCGAACATCATGATTTCACAAAATTAGCACACGTATTTGAACGTGCACAAGAAAATTTACGCAAGTTAACAGTTAGTCATGACAATATTGAAGCATTACTTGAAATAAGTAAATTACAAGGTGCAACTGCTGGTAAACTTACAGGCGGCGGCCGTGGTGGTAGCATGATTGTACTCGCTCAAAATCTCGACATTGCTGAAAAAATTGCAACAAGTGCTGAAAAATTCGGTGCTCATCATACTTGGATTGAAAATTTAGGAGGTTAA
- a CDS encoding SMP-30/gluconolactonase/LRE family protein: MADQHIPSLYYTEASKSAVPLLAHEQHLQTVTAEPWLKISDEGLQLEGLCFDRNHNLFLCEVFGGTIFRVDLPEKKVNTVFKSEKTNPASVKIHKDGRLYMSYLGDFKSSGGIFATDADGKNPQSIVSDIDTEYCVDDLVFDSKGGFYFTDFRGYSTNPLGGVYYVSPDHQTITPIIQNIAVANGIALSTDERVLWVTETNANRLHRISLEEDGVTIEPFGASIPYHFTGHEGPDSCCIDSDDNLYVAMYGQGRVLVFNKSGYPIGQILMPGRDQGHMLRSTHPAFIPGTNQLIICANDIERGGDSWLFTAKGFAKGHNSYQFH, encoded by the coding sequence ATGGCTGATCAACATATACCATCTTTATATTATACGGAAGCTTCAAAAAGTGCTGTCCCACTACTTGCACATGAACAACACTTGCAAACTGTAACAGCTGAACCTTGGCTCAAAATTTCTGATGAAGGTCTTCAATTAGAAGGTTTATGCTTTGATAGAAATCATAATCTTTTCTTATGCGAAGTATTTGGCGGGACTATTTTCCGCGTAGATTTACCTGAGAAAAAAGTTAATACAGTATTTAAATCTGAGAAAACTAACCCAGCTTCTGTTAAAATACATAAAGACGGACGATTATATATGTCTTATTTAGGTGACTTCAAAAGTTCTGGTGGTATTTTTGCGACTGATGCAGACGGCAAAAATCCACAAAGTATCGTTTCAGATATCGATACAGAATATTGCGTTGATGATTTAGTATTTGATAGTAAAGGTGGATTCTACTTTACTGATTTTAGAGGATACTCTACAAATCCACTTGGTGGCGTATATTATGTTTCACCTGATCATCAAACGATTACACCTATTATTCAAAATATCGCAGTAGCAAATGGTATTGCATTAAGTACAGATGAACGTGTACTATGGGTGACTGAAACAAATGCGAATAGATTACATCGTATTTCATTAGAAGAAGACGGTGTGACAATTGAACCATTTGGTGCATCTATTCCATATCATTTTACAGGTCATGAAGGTCCTGATTCTTGTTGCATTGATAGCGACGATAACCTTTATGTTGCTATGTATGGTCAAGGTAGAGTACTTGTCTTTAACAAAAGTGGTTACCCTATCGGACAAATATTAATGCCAGGTCGTGACCAAGGACATATGTTAAGATCGACACATCCTGCATTTATACCCGGTACAAATCAATTAATCATTTGTGCCAATGATATAGAACGTGGTGGCGATTCTTGGTTATTTACAGCAAAAGGCTTCGCAAAAGGTCATAATAGCTATCAATTTCATTAA